From a single Klebsiella africana genomic region:
- the trhU gene encoding IncHI-type conjugal transfer protein TrhU, whose amino-acid sequence MIRKLLLSAFTAVMLSLALPGMAIGAETGSGICQSAGVWKGLIKNICWSCIFPMRIMGVGSSPEGAAPSQPVCYCTDQNGVPEVGWQLSFFQPVKIVEVVQSPWCSPFLEGVSLQSSSFDMGKGATNRPKGGNEAGFYDVHLWEFPILVMLKLLIMGDCTAEPYIDPSLTYISEVDPLWENDLLTLVLNPEAVVFANPIASMWCAADCVKVTAGADNLSAHFCAGCDGNLYPLTGHVFANDDSVRVSSLLTQRMITKLHRQGMLMKTMGQDAMCERRFSYFMPRSQYRLSMLYPVPEAEGPECCHRLGDSVHDWSTRKGGRKRIGVNNYVYMLWRYNDCCVRWLG is encoded by the coding sequence ATGATTCGAAAGTTACTTTTGTCAGCATTCACTGCTGTCATGCTCAGCCTGGCTTTACCAGGAATGGCGATTGGGGCTGAGACGGGTAGCGGAATCTGTCAATCGGCTGGTGTTTGGAAAGGTTTGATTAAAAACATCTGTTGGAGCTGTATTTTTCCAATGCGCATTATGGGAGTAGGCTCATCACCAGAAGGGGCTGCACCATCTCAGCCAGTATGTTATTGCACAGATCAAAATGGGGTCCCAGAGGTAGGATGGCAACTGTCGTTTTTCCAACCAGTAAAAATAGTAGAGGTTGTACAGTCCCCATGGTGTTCGCCATTCCTTGAAGGGGTGAGTCTTCAGTCTTCCAGCTTCGATATGGGGAAAGGAGCAACTAACAGGCCCAAAGGGGGTAATGAGGCAGGGTTTTATGATGTTCACTTATGGGAGTTTCCGATCCTGGTGATGCTTAAGCTCCTCATTATGGGGGATTGTACCGCTGAGCCTTATATTGACCCATCTCTTACCTACATTAGTGAAGTAGACCCGCTCTGGGAAAATGACCTGCTTACGCTCGTATTAAATCCTGAGGCAGTTGTTTTCGCAAATCCTATTGCTTCAATGTGGTGCGCGGCTGACTGTGTGAAGGTTACAGCTGGGGCTGACAATCTGAGTGCCCATTTTTGTGCAGGTTGTGATGGTAACCTCTATCCGCTAACCGGCCATGTTTTTGCAAACGACGATTCAGTCAGGGTTTCATCATTATTAACTCAACGAATGATTACCAAGTTGCACAGGCAAGGAATGTTGATGAAAACCATGGGCCAGGATGCTATGTGCGAACGCAGATTCAGTTATTTCATGCCTAGATCACAGTACAGGCTTTCGATGCTGTATCCCGTACCGGAAGCGGAAGGACCGGAATGTTGTCATAGGCTTGGTGATTCTGTTCATGACTGGTCGACACGGAAGGGCGGACGAAAACGTATAGGTGTAAATAACTATGTATACATGCTTTGGCGTTATAACGATTGCTGCGTAAGGTGGCTGGGTTAA
- a CDS encoding TrbC family F-type conjugative pilus assembly protein, with protein MPSSECIKKLLFSCLLATSLSYADDSIDHAKTQSIESIVGTPRYNPSSVSDSVRAVIEHTGKLREAEAMSDIAQDIKKNQSTEAFSEEADTINKSKNESMRTQSSNVEKMFGRSGITAQDFERKLDNNKNEELSTDNGLTIFASFSMPDYVLIDLIKTASENNARVVFRGLKEGVENLIQMQVVLRDYISKAKIKKEPLVTLDPESFTQYSVKEVPTMVYRKDDKTYKISGSINIKYFMKQIEENPEKTTFPVSAQTFPIKEKSIVQELEERSNKYDWEAAKKNAIKSTWQNQWMASLPVSDENKIWYIDPTIQVNQDIRDNQGNLIAAAGQKGNPLAQFPQKLTMIVFDPMNSEQLTWAKIQFRHRFGEGKVMPIFTRIKRDDGWKHLEELRGQFYGQMYKINPEIISRFLIKSTPTIISVEGTYFKVQQFAQADVREYTRINQQSEKEAAQ; from the coding sequence ATGCCATCTTCTGAATGTATTAAAAAGTTACTTTTTAGCTGCCTGTTAGCTACTTCTCTGTCATATGCCGATGACTCTATTGATCATGCAAAGACTCAAAGCATAGAGTCGATTGTCGGCACACCCCGGTACAATCCCAGCTCTGTCTCCGACAGTGTGCGTGCGGTGATAGAACACACAGGTAAGCTGCGTGAAGCGGAAGCGATGAGTGATATTGCGCAGGACATAAAAAAGAATCAGTCTACAGAGGCCTTCTCTGAAGAGGCAGACACAATTAACAAGTCAAAAAACGAGTCAATGCGAACCCAGTCTTCCAACGTTGAAAAAATGTTTGGGAGGTCGGGGATTACTGCACAGGACTTCGAACGTAAATTAGATAACAACAAAAATGAAGAACTATCGACTGATAATGGCTTGACAATATTTGCATCATTCAGCATGCCAGACTATGTATTGATAGACCTGATTAAAACAGCATCGGAAAACAATGCGCGCGTGGTGTTCAGGGGGCTTAAGGAAGGTGTAGAAAACCTTATTCAGATGCAGGTAGTGCTGCGTGATTATATATCTAAAGCAAAAATAAAAAAAGAACCTTTAGTCACCCTCGATCCGGAAAGTTTTACCCAGTATAGCGTAAAAGAAGTTCCAACGATGGTGTACAGAAAAGATGATAAAACCTACAAGATTAGTGGGTCGATTAACATTAAGTATTTCATGAAACAGATCGAGGAAAACCCAGAAAAAACAACCTTCCCGGTTTCAGCCCAAACATTCCCTATAAAAGAGAAAAGTATTGTACAGGAACTTGAGGAGAGAAGTAATAAATATGACTGGGAGGCGGCCAAAAAGAACGCAATAAAATCAACTTGGCAAAATCAGTGGATGGCGTCCCTTCCCGTATCTGACGAGAATAAAATCTGGTATATCGACCCAACAATTCAGGTAAACCAAGATATTAGAGATAACCAAGGTAACCTCATTGCTGCCGCAGGGCAGAAGGGAAATCCTCTTGCTCAATTTCCACAGAAACTGACAATGATCGTTTTTGACCCAATGAATTCCGAGCAGCTGACATGGGCCAAAATACAGTTTCGTCACCGTTTTGGCGAAGGAAAAGTGATGCCCATTTTTACGCGGATCAAACGTGATGATGGCTGGAAGCATTTAGAGGAGTTGCGCGGCCAGTTCTATGGGCAGATGTACAAAATCAATCCTGAAATAATTAGCCGGTTCCTGATTAAGTCCACTCCTACGATCATATCGGTTGAAGGAACCTACTTCAAAGTACAGCAGTTTGCTCAGGCAGATGTACGCGAGTATACGCGTATAAATCAGCAATCAGAAAAAGAGGCCGCTCAATGA
- the lepB gene encoding signal peptidase I → MLMSLRYLSPHRRGVLRVDKSLILHLVIISVLMHLFFSRFTLGHGLLHGCIPADYYMVDKYDKDYEIGDMINFTMDRDVRFIKPGEKVIKIVAGKGGDKIQITETYVKNGDRIFRVDGRRIAKKYHIEPQILNREITVPAGHIFVVGQTDYSWDSRFWGTIPETTITGKAYAIF, encoded by the coding sequence ATGTTGATGTCCCTTAGATATCTTTCTCCGCACAGAAGAGGTGTTTTACGAGTTGATAAATCACTGATTCTGCACCTGGTGATCATCTCGGTATTAATGCATCTGTTCTTTTCCCGCTTCACTCTGGGGCATGGACTCCTGCACGGCTGTATTCCAGCTGATTATTACATGGTGGATAAATATGATAAGGACTATGAAATTGGGGATATGATTAACTTCACCATGGACAGAGATGTTCGATTCATTAAACCTGGTGAGAAGGTTATAAAAATCGTTGCTGGTAAGGGTGGGGACAAAATCCAGATTACAGAAACATACGTTAAAAATGGCGACCGTATTTTCCGGGTTGACGGAAGGCGTATTGCTAAAAAATACCATATTGAACCGCAAATTCTGAACCGTGAAATCACGGTTCCAGCTGGACACATTTTCGTAGTTGGCCAGACCGATTACTCATGGGATTCCCGTTTTTGGGGAACAATACCAGAAACGACAATCACAGGAAAAGCATATGCCATCTTCTGA
- a CDS encoding Ig-like domain-containing protein, with the protein MTRINKISFLMFCSVFSAFSNAESIMVSGTLETSLPDVKFSTSSQVNTAFVKESTVTAIPVSEGCEVSSDPNVKSTAGSLKCVFEWLPNNSGMPIANGFSLKGIPAIAGDIKLPWQIVYYSGSEREKVIVKEGEYNFKTVPPVAPVITSIKGSMSNGSSGSTLTSYIKNETLSNIDITVEPRDYDMVASVGSGTSCAIAAGASKCSITTGSVGISDGSSDFGSRDVGVTLNSFNNYFSPPVTSKVRLSWDYRAPAIDNTFWNVSKEARSFKIGDKDIYVAPQTIAVAVSVPARSDTNDWWKPAAMSLTLAPDGSFSPMTKVTLDDGTELNFNKIWSTPSRRTLQPVAGYQEVAGKFVYFFDISDLASASYVATYSVSNTAGNDSSYTEPESKLILSDEPSVSVFKDGSELVKRDQVYFLNEIVIAAFQGEEGVADIKSVVIDNVMASYTPTNVKGIYRLKPMPSLETNKVHTLTVVAENVNGISKTYSIDFTYMPMTFTLKSIESASTIYGYVRPYTSLVTQQSGNTCKIFSTEEDAQAFLSQFGTAVYGTACYVQWNNVPSGLEFYSKSKVPGLTGYFSKVGDNVLDYNVYVINTKGSKAIATHNRKTVKAVEPFAPEISYKMSKTVETLGKDTALVYITGGDAAKVLAKSVPANVVLTTKVEGQDAETKTYKNKSGGDTPVTYSERIKVPAAPLWTQTNVNIEASYENEASIKSSSVLKVYTVPNFSIRAYMKVAERKSATSLKVPVSVNIGQWNNSCNCTLYDASTMGQWDVVVYKVTSKWVTDEETGKDVSVTERTPLTGDLPVNSEGIATGELNMDDLTLGSHRIIAVATVRSPFKDFVLKRETSTTSIRVYKGANLEGGLSKSLIVGRVPLSAMVSFRTKSTDDYDSLSPTEWQMSSNNGSTWNTLEDMTGLRSVSIKQKEVGKWLYRAKLTNKYTGKVSYTDNLTVVAYREPKPVISVGKVLEGHSIPVTLTDNNEDVQGSAVEVQWSEDGEEWTEGGVKYMITSSEVPKYIFAKVRYTETDEMAGKSAWKETRARVTVIKHKKLSVKVEGNSQVEVGKKVTLQGTYTNPNIEYSSDAKVVQEWVLPDGSVKQGGGLLDTVLTEDMLDERGYATFTYQAYMPEAKDRTIAKRKISVKSWVYKFPEPRLNTKLKYTMIPSELTVSVSGVDVSYPGVVFTQDWQYDKNVMTLSSDNNGTKVFQVTKSGTHTLTYVLKDNRNNEARVDYTFIVNEQSPMEISVTPKYSNKFMRAPLDLSLRSSVKLAHSADSIDNVTFKLNGKPVDGGKNYWSQTFENIMEGSYKLEMDVVSTQGQRGVVVVDFDVIPNTPPTCNLTYTETQLSWAFTAKCSDPDGKISSYVWKVNDQVRGVFGSTATLSKAQNKGKLVVSITAYDDSGDSATSFITLNN; encoded by the coding sequence ATGACTAGAATTAATAAAATCTCTTTCCTGATGTTCTGTTCTGTGTTCAGTGCTTTTTCAAACGCAGAATCGATAATGGTTTCCGGTACCCTGGAGACGTCGTTACCAGATGTCAAATTTTCTACCAGTTCACAAGTAAATACGGCCTTCGTGAAAGAAAGTACGGTTACAGCTATTCCGGTATCTGAGGGATGCGAGGTGTCCTCTGATCCTAATGTCAAAAGTACGGCTGGTAGCCTGAAATGTGTGTTTGAATGGTTACCTAATAATTCCGGTATGCCGATTGCTAATGGATTCTCCCTGAAGGGCATCCCTGCCATCGCTGGGGATATCAAACTTCCATGGCAAATCGTTTACTACTCGGGCTCAGAACGTGAAAAAGTCATAGTCAAGGAAGGGGAGTACAACTTCAAGACTGTTCCGCCTGTAGCTCCTGTGATTACTTCTATAAAAGGTTCAATGAGCAACGGTTCTTCCGGTTCAACACTGACGTCATACATTAAAAACGAGACACTCTCAAATATTGATATAACCGTTGAACCCCGAGACTACGATATGGTCGCGTCTGTCGGTTCTGGGACATCCTGCGCCATTGCTGCAGGAGCCTCAAAATGTTCTATAACGACCGGAAGCGTAGGCATCAGTGATGGGAGTTCCGATTTCGGAAGCAGGGATGTAGGCGTAACCTTAAACTCGTTCAATAATTACTTCTCCCCACCAGTAACCTCTAAGGTGAGATTAAGCTGGGATTACCGCGCTCCAGCGATAGACAATACCTTCTGGAACGTCTCTAAAGAAGCTCGGTCATTCAAGATCGGAGATAAAGATATCTACGTTGCTCCGCAGACGATCGCTGTCGCTGTCTCGGTTCCTGCCCGGTCAGATACCAATGACTGGTGGAAACCTGCTGCAATGTCGCTCACACTTGCTCCTGATGGTAGCTTCTCTCCAATGACAAAAGTTACTTTAGATGATGGTACGGAGCTTAATTTTAACAAAATTTGGTCAACTCCGTCCCGTCGAACTCTTCAACCTGTCGCCGGATATCAGGAAGTTGCGGGTAAATTTGTTTATTTTTTTGATATAAGCGATCTGGCCAGCGCTTCTTACGTTGCAACATATTCTGTGTCTAATACAGCGGGCAATGATTCCAGTTATACCGAACCGGAATCTAAACTCATACTGTCTGATGAACCATCTGTTTCCGTTTTCAAGGACGGCTCAGAGCTTGTTAAGCGGGACCAGGTGTACTTCCTGAATGAGATCGTTATTGCTGCATTCCAGGGCGAAGAGGGTGTTGCCGACATCAAGAGCGTTGTCATTGATAACGTCATGGCTTCATACACTCCCACAAACGTCAAAGGGATCTACCGGTTAAAGCCGATGCCGTCACTCGAAACAAACAAAGTCCATACATTGACGGTTGTTGCTGAGAATGTTAACGGTATATCCAAAACCTATTCAATCGATTTTACCTATATGCCGATGACTTTCACTCTGAAGTCCATCGAATCAGCGTCTACGATTTACGGTTACGTCCGTCCTTACACTTCGCTGGTTACTCAGCAATCAGGGAATACCTGTAAGATTTTCTCTACTGAAGAAGACGCTCAGGCGTTTCTTAGCCAGTTCGGAACTGCGGTTTATGGAACGGCCTGTTATGTTCAGTGGAACAACGTTCCATCTGGTCTCGAATTTTACTCGAAGTCTAAAGTTCCTGGCCTGACGGGTTACTTCTCTAAAGTTGGCGATAACGTCCTTGACTACAACGTCTATGTGATTAATACAAAAGGCTCTAAAGCCATTGCCACTCATAACCGTAAAACCGTTAAAGCCGTTGAACCGTTTGCACCTGAAATTTCATACAAGATGAGTAAAACGGTAGAGACTCTTGGTAAGGATACAGCACTGGTTTATATCACTGGTGGGGACGCAGCTAAGGTGCTTGCAAAATCAGTACCGGCTAACGTTGTCCTTACAACTAAGGTTGAAGGCCAGGACGCTGAAACTAAAACCTACAAGAATAAATCAGGTGGTGATACGCCGGTAACTTATTCTGAGCGTATAAAAGTACCTGCAGCGCCATTGTGGACGCAAACGAATGTAAACATCGAAGCTTCCTACGAAAATGAAGCCAGTATAAAGTCATCCAGTGTGCTCAAAGTTTATACTGTTCCAAACTTCAGTATTCGTGCCTATATGAAAGTTGCAGAGCGTAAATCAGCAACGAGTTTGAAAGTACCGGTATCGGTAAACATCGGCCAATGGAATAACAGCTGTAACTGTACATTGTACGATGCCTCCACAATGGGGCAGTGGGATGTGGTGGTTTACAAAGTTACCTCTAAATGGGTTACGGATGAAGAAACCGGTAAAGATGTTTCGGTAACTGAGCGAACTCCTCTGACCGGTGATCTGCCCGTTAACTCTGAGGGGATTGCGACCGGTGAGCTCAACATGGACGATCTGACTCTGGGTAGTCACCGCATCATCGCGGTGGCTACGGTACGCAGTCCGTTTAAAGATTTTGTACTCAAACGTGAGACATCAACAACAAGTATCAGGGTGTATAAAGGGGCCAACCTCGAAGGTGGGCTGTCTAAATCGCTTATTGTAGGCCGAGTTCCTCTGTCAGCAATGGTCTCATTCAGAACGAAAAGTACCGATGATTATGATTCCCTGAGTCCGACTGAATGGCAGATGTCCAGTAACAATGGATCAACCTGGAATACGCTTGAAGATATGACCGGACTTCGAAGCGTAAGCATCAAACAAAAAGAAGTAGGTAAGTGGCTATACCGCGCCAAACTGACCAACAAATACACAGGTAAGGTCTCATATACCGATAATCTCACGGTGGTTGCTTACCGGGAACCTAAACCTGTTATCTCGGTTGGAAAGGTTCTTGAGGGGCACAGCATCCCGGTGACACTGACTGATAACAATGAAGATGTACAAGGTAGTGCAGTTGAAGTCCAGTGGTCAGAGGATGGAGAGGAATGGACTGAGGGGGGGGTTAAATACATGATTACGTCCTCGGAGGTGCCAAAGTATATCTTTGCAAAAGTACGGTACACCGAAACCGACGAGATGGCCGGGAAATCGGCATGGAAAGAAACTCGTGCTCGTGTCACTGTCATTAAGCATAAGAAATTGTCGGTTAAGGTTGAGGGGAACTCGCAGGTAGAGGTAGGTAAAAAAGTTACTTTGCAGGGTACCTACACGAACCCTAATATCGAGTACTCATCTGATGCTAAAGTTGTCCAGGAGTGGGTGCTCCCTGATGGAAGCGTAAAACAAGGGGGGGGGCTGCTTGATACCGTCCTGACCGAAGACATGTTAGATGAACGTGGGTATGCAACGTTTACGTATCAGGCCTACATGCCGGAGGCAAAAGACAGAACCATAGCAAAACGGAAAATCAGCGTAAAATCCTGGGTATACAAATTCCCGGAGCCACGCCTGAATACAAAACTGAAATACACCATGATACCTTCGGAACTCACCGTATCAGTCTCTGGTGTGGATGTTTCTTATCCTGGAGTTGTGTTCACCCAGGACTGGCAATACGACAAAAATGTGATGACGCTGTCCAGCGACAATAACGGGACGAAAGTGTTCCAGGTAACAAAATCGGGTACACATACGTTGACGTATGTCCTGAAGGATAACAGGAACAATGAAGCCCGGGTTGATTACACTTTTATCGTGAACGAACAGAGTCCGATGGAAATTAGCGTTACTCCCAAATACTCTAACAAGTTCATGAGGGCCCCGCTGGACCTGTCCTTGAGGTCCAGTGTTAAGCTTGCCCACTCGGCAGACTCAATTGACAATGTAACGTTTAAGCTGAATGGTAAGCCTGTCGATGGTGGCAAAAATTACTGGTCACAGACGTTTGAGAACATCATGGAAGGTAGTTATAAACTGGAAATGGACGTTGTCAGTACGCAGGGTCAGAGAGGGGTTGTTGTGGTTGATTTTGACGTGATACCGAACACGCCTCCTACATGTAACCTGACATACACTGAAACGCAACTGAGCTGGGCATTTACTGCAAAATGCAGTGATCCTGACGGCAAGATTTCCAGTTATGTTTGGAAGGTGAATGATCAGGTTCGTGGTGTGTTCGGAAGTACTGCAACACTGTCCAAAGCTCAAAATAAGGGTAAGCTGGTGGTGTCTATAACGGCTTACGATGACAGCGGTGATTCAGCGACAAGTTTCATTACATTGAATAACTGA
- a CDS encoding metallophosphoesterase, giving the protein MTILSNLSIDLTDFTGRILIVSDLYGHFELLLKGLSKLTQSGDEVVVITTGNLFDWGPSPCQLLEAVVYKKFGDRKVHFFTVVGFHELLMTDAITQKYLKTFRYFPDTHTRKHWRSLGGSWHDSYDQILLERDIYKIDYPLVINLKTKLGTYIIGSSDIPHDGGNWNTLMATLNKLDNQNLRIMASNITRTRYFLESGKTIDDISLVVLGVHQPDQLKRILTGQTELAKSTLCLFPNNWDGLSNAPLDFKIRFLDITESEYGSCYEF; this is encoded by the coding sequence ATGACTATTCTTTCAAATCTAAGTATTGACCTTACTGATTTTACAGGACGAATTCTTATCGTCAGTGACCTTTATGGACATTTTGAACTGTTACTCAAGGGCCTTTCAAAACTGACCCAGTCCGGAGATGAGGTGGTTGTTATAACTACTGGTAATTTATTTGACTGGGGCCCTTCCCCCTGTCAGTTGCTTGAGGCAGTGGTTTACAAAAAATTTGGTGACAGGAAAGTTCATTTTTTCACTGTGGTAGGTTTTCATGAATTACTTATGACTGATGCTATTACTCAAAAGTACCTTAAAACCTTCAGGTACTTTCCGGATACACATACTCGTAAACACTGGAGAAGTTTAGGTGGAAGCTGGCATGACTCTTACGACCAGATTTTGCTTGAACGTGATATTTATAAAATCGATTACCCACTGGTAATAAATCTCAAAACAAAACTAGGAACATACATAATTGGTTCGTCAGATATCCCCCACGATGGTGGTAACTGGAACACTCTCATGGCAACCTTGAACAAGTTGGATAACCAAAACTTACGCATTATGGCGAGTAATATAACCAGAACTAGGTATTTTCTAGAATCAGGAAAGACAATAGATGATATATCGCTTGTAGTATTAGGGGTGCATCAACCTGATCAATTAAAACGAATTCTCACAGGGCAAACTGAACTAGCTAAATCAACCTTGTGTCTGTTCCCTAACAACTGGGATGGACTCTCAAATGCACCACTGGATTTCAAAATTCGATTTCTTGACATCACTGAAAGTGAATATGGGAGTTGCTATGAGTTTTAA
- a CDS encoding TraC family protein, with protein MNNSRLAKELERYNLGHFIPVVDKMVDAPYFLLEDNAVGFFFVCNPSPGLYDNQQNLLTDLFKMDFPAESIMQMTLAALPDVNISLSRWLRRRGNRMGGRDNEKADLLTVYSLDYLTKSQYEPLKEADGIKITQADDLKLRNFELWVTVRIPIKGFSPNESESMQLDGLFKDLLSKLEGLTLSPIVGNADTWLYSVDKILNPGKDSRWKYGGLEASTLMPLNNQVNIPGRKYEVGEDYFASLSADDDETAQRYFKHLSMTKFPEYVNFGAVYELVVDWMTGSKTIFSPFIINFCIQFPHQKKIQKEYLRYKAITDNQSKIPIVIKYLPRLADMDKDYSALTRELEDKAKLLQTYMTFIVMDNTLEKVKIAAKSLINYYSEKKIVVADDSYICFSGVMSALPLCNDPSTFRDMDRGDVMTNKGAAHLAPIFGPWKGNSTNPVIPFVTREGQLVMIDIFETSASYNVCVGATSGAGKSFAANNIILNYLCSGEHINPLYHFDDIRGLLTADKYDPPLDLNGKFNASPDGAQVFVVDIGRSYQGLAEQFEDSQFIDFGVDATFSLNPFAFLVRKYTGDESLEGLTGNSGEESKESDIIAQTIMVLNQLKLMASSNGNISSLQEAEMIRLIAEESNSPEDGYLPSVTGFAKKCMKHEIQEIKDIGIQLGPWCEGGIYGRRFTTSLPPINFNSRFIVLELEELKPTPHLQWVVLMSIIQAAQHAMFIKKDGRRRLFILDEAWEYIGESNGDDTAVNFFTKFLEAAWRRFRKTNCAGICITQSFEDFYKSPIGVAIANNSPWKFIMKQSPEAIDSMEKNKYISASASEYERMKMIRTVKYVFSEIMIRFENVQQIVRLYVDRKMELCFTTDPADRRKIWNLVNDGYTYAEAIDRVYEEELVQLGMKTRQVA; from the coding sequence ATGAACAATTCACGTCTCGCAAAAGAACTTGAAAGATATAACTTAGGGCATTTCATTCCCGTGGTCGACAAAATGGTGGATGCCCCTTATTTTTTGCTGGAAGATAACGCGGTAGGTTTCTTTTTTGTCTGCAACCCTTCTCCTGGATTGTATGATAACCAACAAAACCTATTGACGGATCTGTTTAAAATGGATTTTCCTGCGGAGTCCATTATGCAAATGACACTGGCCGCTTTACCGGATGTCAACATATCATTGTCCCGTTGGTTACGTCGCAGAGGTAACAGGATGGGAGGTAGGGATAATGAAAAAGCTGATCTTCTTACCGTATACTCACTGGATTACCTGACAAAAAGTCAATATGAGCCTTTGAAAGAAGCTGATGGCATTAAGATCACGCAAGCTGATGATTTGAAGCTTAGGAATTTCGAGTTGTGGGTAACGGTTAGGATACCTATTAAAGGTTTTTCTCCTAATGAATCCGAATCCATGCAACTGGATGGCCTTTTTAAAGACCTTCTATCTAAACTAGAAGGTTTAACCTTGTCACCAATTGTTGGTAATGCTGATACATGGTTGTACAGTGTTGATAAAATATTAAACCCCGGAAAAGACTCCAGATGGAAATATGGTGGACTTGAAGCTAGTACATTAATGCCATTAAATAATCAGGTCAACATTCCAGGAAGGAAATATGAGGTGGGGGAGGATTATTTCGCGTCATTGTCTGCTGATGATGATGAGACAGCTCAACGATATTTTAAGCATTTGTCGATGACAAAATTCCCTGAATATGTCAACTTTGGTGCTGTTTACGAGCTGGTTGTTGACTGGATGACTGGAAGCAAAACCATTTTCTCTCCTTTTATTATCAACTTCTGTATACAATTCCCACATCAAAAGAAAATACAGAAAGAGTATCTTCGTTATAAAGCGATAACAGATAATCAGTCAAAAATACCTATTGTTATAAAATATCTTCCTCGCCTTGCCGATATGGACAAGGATTACTCGGCATTGACTAGAGAGTTGGAGGATAAAGCTAAACTACTACAAACTTACATGACATTTATCGTCATGGATAATACACTGGAAAAAGTGAAAATAGCTGCAAAAAGTCTAATTAACTATTACAGCGAGAAAAAAATCGTTGTGGCTGATGATAGTTACATTTGTTTTTCCGGTGTCATGTCGGCTTTACCTTTATGTAATGATCCGTCGACTTTTAGAGATATGGATCGTGGTGATGTAATGACTAATAAGGGTGCGGCTCACCTAGCTCCTATCTTTGGCCCGTGGAAAGGAAACTCCACAAATCCAGTCATTCCATTTGTAACCCGCGAGGGGCAGTTGGTTATGATTGATATTTTCGAAACTTCAGCCAGTTATAACGTATGCGTAGGGGCTACCTCAGGGGCAGGTAAATCATTTGCAGCAAACAACATTATTCTCAACTATCTTTGTTCTGGCGAGCATATAAATCCGCTTTATCATTTTGATGATATTAGAGGTCTGCTTACGGCAGATAAATACGATCCGCCTCTGGACCTGAATGGCAAATTTAATGCGTCACCAGATGGTGCTCAGGTGTTTGTTGTTGATATCGGACGTTCATATCAAGGGCTTGCTGAGCAATTTGAGGACTCTCAGTTTATTGATTTTGGAGTTGACGCTACCTTTTCTCTTAACCCTTTCGCTTTCCTGGTGAGAAAATATACAGGAGATGAATCATTGGAGGGGTTAACGGGAAATTCAGGTGAAGAAAGTAAAGAATCAGACATTATTGCTCAAACAATCATGGTTCTGAATCAACTAAAACTAATGGCTTCAAGTAATGGTAACATTAGTTCTTTACAGGAAGCAGAAATGATTCGTCTTATTGCTGAGGAATCAAATAGCCCTGAAGATGGATATCTTCCTTCAGTTACTGGCTTCGCTAAAAAATGCATGAAGCATGAGATACAAGAAATTAAAGATATAGGCATTCAACTTGGACCTTGGTGTGAAGGCGGCATTTACGGTAGGAGGTTTACAACATCATTGCCACCCATTAATTTTAATAGCCGCTTCATTGTACTTGAACTTGAAGAACTCAAACCTACACCACATCTTCAGTGGGTTGTGTTAATGTCGATAATCCAGGCGGCACAGCATGCTATGTTTATTAAAAAGGATGGTCGTCGTCGTTTGTTTATACTTGATGAGGCCTGGGAGTATATCGGCGAAAGTAATGGTGATGATACTGCTGTTAACTTTTTTACCAAATTCCTTGAAGCAGCATGGCGTCGTTTCCGTAAAACAAACTGTGCAGGGATCTGTATTACACAGAGCTTCGAAGACTTCTACAAGTCGCCAATCGGTGTAGCGATAGCCAACAACTCACCATGGAAATTTATTATGAAGCAGAGCCCAGAGGCGATTGATTCAATGGAGAAAAATAAATATATTTCAGCTTCAGCATCAGAATATGAACGGATGAAGATGATCAGGACTGTAAAGTATGTTTTTTCAGAGATTATGATTCGTTTTGAGAACGTGCAACAAATCGTCCGTCTTTATGTTGATCGTAAAATGGAGCTTTGTTTTACTACAGACCCGGCTGACCGACGTAAAATATGGAACCTTGTTAATGACGGATATACGTATGCCGAAGCAATTGACAGGGTTTATGAAGAAGAGCTAGTACAGTTAGGCATGAAAACAAGGCAGGTTGCTTAA